The Nitrospiria bacterium genome contains the following window.
CTCGCCGAACTGCTGTTGTCGGAAGGATACTCCGTCTTCGGCCTGTCGGTCAACCGTGACCTGGCGCATCTCTCCACGATCAAATCCCGGGTCTCGATTGCGTACGGGGATATCCGGGACGGAAAGGTCGTCAAGGATGTCCTGGCCGAGGTGAAGCCGGACTACATTTACCACCTCGCCGGTTCGGCTTTTGTTCCCGACGCGGATGCCGATCCAAGACTCGTCTATGAAGTCAATGTGCTCGGAACGTTGAATCTGCTCGAGACCGTCCGATCCGGCCGTTTGAGTCCCAGGATTCTGATCGTCGGTTCGGGCGAGGTGTACGGCCCGGTGCCCGAAGAGCGTCTGCCCGTGAACGAGGATTTTCCCCTCAATCCGACGAGCCCCTACGGCGTGACAAAGGCCTGCGCCGATCTGCTGGCGTCCCAGTACGCGGCCTCGTATCAAATGGACGTCGTTCGCGTCCGGCCGTTCAATCATATCGGTCCCCGTCAGTCGGAGCAATTCGTCTGCTCGAGTTTCGCGAAGCAGATCGTCGAGATCGAGAAGGGCCTTCGCAAACCGGTGCTCGAGGTCGGGAACCTCGAAGCCCGCCGGGACTTCACCGACGTGCGCGACGTCGTGAAGGCCTATCGCACGGTGGTGGAAAAAGCGCATCGCGGCGAAGTATACAACGTCGGCAGCGGCAGGGCGTGGAAGATTGCGGACCTTGTGACCCTGTTGATCGGTCAAAGCGCGGTTAAGAAAATCGAGATTCGGCACGAACAAGTCCGTGTCCGTCCGAATGATCTCCAGGTCATGCTTTGCGATCCTTCAAAACTGCAGAAGCAATTGGGATGGAAGCCGATGATTCCTAT
Protein-coding sequences here:
- a CDS encoding GDP-mannose 4,6-dehydratase, coding for MPILKKSNNRSHEDKPKAFVTGINGFVGSHLAELLLSEGYSVFGLSVNRDLAHLSTIKSRVSIAYGDIRDGKVVKDVLAEVKPDYIYHLAGSAFVPDADADPRLVYEVNVLGTLNLLETVRSGRLSPRILIVGSGEVYGPVPEERLPVNEDFPLNPTSPYGVTKACADLLASQYAASYQMDVVRVRPFNHIGPRQSEQFVCSSFAKQIVEIEKGLRKPVLEVGNLEARRDFTDVRDVVKAYRTVVEKAHRGEVYNVGSGRAWKIADLVTLLIGQSAVKKIEIRHEQVRVRPNDLQVMLCDPSKLQKQLGWKPMIPIERTLRDLLEYWRKTP